The following coding sequences lie in one Pseudorasbora parva isolate DD20220531a chromosome 18, ASM2467924v1, whole genome shotgun sequence genomic window:
- the LOC137046765 gene encoding zona pellucida sperm-binding protein 3-like yields MMEFLKGVLVVVVIVAVDLPNAWGSLRYSQSPRSMGPKSDPASRSPALSPPGLRNTLQVSSQFQSPLGSSSRGLAQEPFGLQEKQLLQGPVKPLDWKYPIVPEVQSELAVNFQLRQPVTPSSVAVQCGENRVLVEVQQDLFSNGHLIQPTGLSLGGCPVVGQDSQSKVLIFEYELQDCNSVQMMNEDELVYTFSLTYTPEALAGTPITRVEGAVVGVQCHYQRLQNVSSDALRPTWVPYASTEVGEEALVFSLKLMMDDWSSQRPSSIYFLGGIINIEASVKQYNHVPLRVFVDSCVATQGPDVNSLPRYSFIENHGCFVDAKATASSSRFMPRSQVDKVQIQLEAFVFQESSSPSIYITCVVKATIASAPSDAQHKSCSFANGWFAADGNDQVCGCCDSTCGPDGGIAASPYGGVQWEGKATLGPVVVQGQKKVPQ; encoded by the exons ATGATGGAGTTTCTGAAAGGTGTCTTAGTGGTGGTTGTGATTGTTGCAGTTGATCTGCCTAATGCATGGGGAAGTTTGAGATACAGTCAAAGTCCAAGAAGCATGGGGCCAAAATCAGATCCAGCTTCCAGAAGTCCTGCCCTTTCTCCTCCAGGGCTCCGGAACACTTTGCAAGTGTCGTCTCAGTTTCAGAGTCCTTTGGGTTCTTCCTCCAGAGGCCTTGCACAGGAGCCTTTTGGCCTTCAGGAGAAGCAGCTGTTGCAGGGTCCAGTGAAGCCTTTGGATTGGAAGTATCCCATTGTTCCCGAGGTGCAGAGCGAGTTGGCGGTGAACTTCCAGTTGAGGCAACCCGTGACTCCCAGCAGCGTAGCGGTTCAATGCGGAGAGAACCGGGTTCTTGTAGAGGTCCAGCAGGACTTGTTTAGCAATGGTCATTTGATCCAGCCAACTGGCCTGTCTTTAGGCGGCTGTCCTGTTGTTGGTCAGGACTCTCAGTCTAAGGTGCTCATCTTTGAGTATGAGTTACAGGACTGCAACAGCGTGCAGATG ATGAATGAGGATGAGCTTGTCTACACCTTCTCTCTTACCTACACCCCTGAGGCTCTTGCAGGTACTCCGATTACCCGGGTCGAGGGTGCAGTTGTTGGTGTTCAATGCCACTATCAAAG GCTTCAGAATGTAAGCAGTGATGCCTTGAGGCCAACATGGGTCCCTTATGCCTCAACGGAGGTTGGTGAAGAAGCCTTGGTGTTCTCCCTGAAGCTTATGATGG ATGATTGGTCCAGTCAGAGACCTTCATCCATCTATTTCCTGGGTGGCATTATTAACATTGAGGCATCTGTGAAGCAGTACAATCATGTGCCTCtgcgtgtgtttgtggacaGCTGTGTGGCCACTCAAGGGCCTGATGTGAACTCCCTTCCGAGATATTCCTTCATTGAGAATCATGG GTGCTTTGTGGATGCCAAGGCTACAGCTTCCAGCTCCCGCTTCATGCCTCGGTCCCAGGTTGACAAGGTCCAGATCCAGCTGGAGGCGTTCGTGTTCCAGGAGAGCTCCAGTCCTTCT ATCTACATAACATGTGTTGTGAAGGCAACTATTGCTTCTGCACCCAGTGACGCTCAGCACAAATCCTGTTCATTCGCCAATGG GTGGTTTGCTGCTGATGGAAATGACCAAGTTTGTGGTTGCTGTGACTCAACATGTGGTCCTGATGGTGGAATTGCTGCTTCTCCCTATGGAG GTGTTCAGTGGGAAGGCAAGGCTACACTTGGTCCTGTGGTGGTTCAAGGGCAAAAGAAAGTTCCTCAATAA
- the LOC137046079 gene encoding zona pellucida sperm-binding protein 3-like: MDDWSSQRPSSLYFLGGIINIEASVKQYNHVPLRVFVDSCVATQGPDVNSLPRYSFIENHGCFVDAKATASSSRFMPRSQVDKVQIQLEAFMFQESSSPSIYITCVVKATIASAPSDAQHKSCSFANGWFAADGNAQVCGCCDSTCGPDGGIAASPYGGVQWEGKATLGPVVVQGQKKVPQ, translated from the exons ATGG ATGATTGGTCCAGTCAGAGACCTTCATCCCTCTATTTCCTGGGTGGCATTATTAACATTGAGGCATCTGTGAAGCAGTACAATCATGTGCCTCtgcgtgtgtttgtggacaGCTGTGTGGCCACTCAAGGGCCTGATGTGAACTCCCTTCCGAGATATTCCTTCATTGAGAATCATGG GTGCTTTGTGGATGCCAAGGCTACAGCTTCCAGCTCCCGCTTCATGCCTCGGTCCCAGGTTGACAAGGTCCAGATCCAGCTGGAGGCGTTCATGTTCCAGGAGAGCTCCAGTCCTTCT ATCTACATAACATGTGTTGTGAAGGCAACTATTGCTTCTGCACCCAGTGACGCTCAGCACAAATCCTGTTCATTCGCCAATGG GTGGTTTGCTGCTGATGGAAATGCCCAAGTTTGTGGTTGCTGTGACTCAACATGTGGTCCTGATGGTGGAATTGCTGCTTCTCCCTATGGAG GTGTTCAGTGGGAAGGCAAGGCTACACTTGGTCCTGTGGTGGTTCAAGGGCAAAAGAAAGTTCCTCAATAA
- the LOC137046776 gene encoding zona pellucida sperm-binding protein 3-like gives MMEFLKGVLVVVVIVAFDLPNAWGSLRYSQSPIAQEPFGLQEKQLLQGPVKPLDWKYPIVPEVPSELAVNFQLRQPVTPSSVAVQCGENRVLVEVQQDLFSNGHLIQPTGLSLGGCPVVGQDSQSKVLIFEYELQDCNSVQMMTEDELVYTFSLTYTPEALAGTPITRVEGAVVGVQCHYQS, from the exons ATGATGGAGTTTCTGAAAGGTGTCTTAGTGGTGGTTGTGATTGTTGCATTTGATCTGCCTAATGCATGGGGAAGTTTGAGATACAGTCAAAGTCCAATTGCACAGGAGCCTTTTGGCCTTCAGGAGAAGCAGCTGTTGCAGGGTCCAGTGAAGCCTCTGGATTGGAAGTATCCCATTGTTCCCGAGGTGCCGAGCGAGTTGGCGGTGAACTTCCAGTTGAGGCAACCCGTGACTCCCAGCAGCGTAGCGGTTCAATGTGGAGAGAACCGGGTTCTTGTAGAGGTCCAGCAGGACTTGTTTAGCAATGGTCATTTGATCCAGCCAACTGGCCTGTCTTTAGGTGGCTGTCCTGTTGTTGGTCAGGACTCTCAGTCTAAGGTGCTCATCTTTGAGTATGAGTTACAGGACTGCAACAGCGTGCAGATG ATGACTGAGGATGAGCTTGTCTACACCTTCTCTCTTACCTACACCCCTGAGGCTCTTGCAGGTACTCCGATTACCCGGGTCGAGGGTGCAGTTGTTGGTGTTCAATGCCACTATCAAAGTTAA
- the LOC137046774 gene encoding uncharacterized protein — protein MQFMFYALSSIEIRPHGQMTAALRLIRHNCLQWTRKKVRHTVITTLAFGREKESTEELSTTPTISISREQQHRIAVEQVAAFSVRDILLATPNGRGIVDAIENEHCISLKERQAMVRILVSHLIERFGEKKHGSVQVDSTDLLLASWRSVFETCTKGSEKEDKIEFLQRTHELAVVLFCQIGTNMAEYLRSKDSKEFPHAWR, from the exons TTTTATGCTCTCAGCTCAATTGAGATTCGACCTCACGGCCAAATGACAGCCGCGCTGCGTCTCATACGACACAACTGTCTTCAGTGGACTAGGAAGAAAGTGCGCCACACTGTCATCACGACGCTGGCATTTGGAAGGGAAAAG GAATCAACTGAAGAGCTTTCAACTACACCTACTATATCCATATCAAGGGAGCAGCAGCACAGGATAGCTGTGGAGCAAGTAGCAGCATTT agcgTAAGAGACATCCTTCTTGCAACACCCAATGGCAGAGGTATTGTAGATGCTATTGAAAACGAGCACTGCATTTCACTTAAAGAGAGACAAGCCATGGTTCGGATCTTGGTGTCACATCTTATTGAACGCTTTGGAGAAAA GAAGCATGGTTCAGTCCAAGTCGATTCCACAGACCTGCTACTGGCTTCCTGGAGGAGCGTCTTCGAAACGTGCACAAAAGGGTCAGAAAAGGAGGACAAAATCGAGTTTCTTCAGAGAACCCATGAACTAGCAGTAGTTTTATTTTGCCAG aTTGGGACCAATATGGCTGAGTACCTGCGCTCAAAAGACTCAAAAGAATTCCCTCATGCTTGGAGATAA